The genomic interval GCGGATAGTTGGAGGAAGCCATGGAGATGGCAGGTGAGGAGGATGTGGAGGGGGCTGAGGATCGAGAACTCACCCTCAGAAAACCATGAGCCCCTGCAGATCCTCCTGTCCCTTCCATCTGGGGTTTGTGGGGCTGCAGGATTTGAGACAAGGAACTGCTTGGCTTTGTGGGTTTGTTGGTAGCCTGAGaagggagcagggaggagaaaCATGCCAGGAGAGGTGCAACAGAGGTGGAAGGCTGAGGTGTAGTTGGCTGGGTAGTTGGGCTGGCTGCTCTTTTGCTGCCTTCCAGGCAGAGCTGAGGCAGGGGAGGGAGAAGATGCTGGGAGGGTGTGTCTATGGTATAGGAGGCTCCACCGAGGCGTAGCACCTGTCTACAAATCTCTTCCGTTATCTGCATCTGATGAATCTGCCTTTGCTGAAGCACCCTGagctcctccaggatcagggCAATGCTCAGTTGGGCCCTAGAGGGTGCAGCTGAGGCAGATGTCACTCCTGGGCTGGGAATTGGAGTTACAGGACTTGGGGGGCCCTCAGGCACGCGACTGGGGCTTCCAGGGTGTGGTGGAGGACATAGGGAGGCAGAGgacgatgaggaggaagaagaggtggtggtggtggctgACAGCCCCAACTTGGGAGAGGCCATGTGTGCGCTTCGGGAGGGGGGGGTGAGGGCACTTGCAGAAGATGTAGGATCGCAACCAGGCAGTTGAAGGGCAGGTGGAAATTGAGTttgggaagagaaagaggagtaaGGGAtgtcaggagagagggagggctgTGGGTGTTTGAGGGGCTGGTGGAAGGGATGGCTCGGTGAGCAGGATATCGGTGGACCCTCAGTAGGTAAAGAGGGGGTCTGAGAGCCCTTGAAAGATGAACGGAGAGCGAGTGGCAGCTGGGAGCTTTGAAGAGAGGACGATGGAGAGCACAAGGGAGAATCCAGGATAAATGGAAAGGAGTTTGACTTCACTGCCAAGTTGTCATCTAAGGAAATTGAAAgaagaaaatctaaatgtaacTGTACTCATTAATGATGACAAAATATTAAAGGTTTACAATCTTTGTTATAATGcttttttaacaatttaaagtaaaaatccATATTCCAGGGCACTTAGACACATCTTACAAAAACCAGCATTGAAAACTAAAGGATCTTATTATTAGGTGGCTACTTTATGTATAGGAAATGGAAGTATTTAGTTGACTTTTAACCTTTGAACTTAATTTCCACAACTTTATCATCCActactgttttcttttcctctttgtcCTGTCTATCCTCATCAACTGCTGCCTCCCGACCACTgttgactgacacacacatacacatcatgtatgcatgttaacacacacacacacacacacacacacacacacgcacacgcacacacacattccactgATCTGCAAGAATGCACTGCTCACCCGTAGAGGAGCCTACCTTGTTTCCAGGGCAACACGCACAAGACAATGGACTTTACCTTACCCCCTCCCCAATAAAAAGAAGCCACATCCACACACTCTCTTATCCTTGcccctctccttcttccttcctccatTCAATCTGTCTTCCTTTCATCTCCTTAAGAGCCCTTCCCCCAGTCCAGTGGGGTATTATGGGTTAGGTCTTAGTTGGGTACTGGACACTGTACTGGGTGCCTGATTAGCTGGCAGACTTGACCTTAAACACTCTGAGGTCGCATTCCTGATATGGTTTAGGGCCAGGCAGAGGAAGTGAGGTGGCgcgcagagaaaacaaacagccCCGCAAACAGACATGATGACTCACAGACAATCAACAAGCTAATTTAGCCCAAAAAAAAGCATAGAGACAAATGGgaaagcacatacacacaacataccTGTCAatgcacaacacacatacacaaaagaTCTAACACTTTGTATGCACAAGATTTCTCATGCACACGCTAACACATACAGAACTTACTGCTTTTTGCTTTAAAGCTACAATTTTATGACACAATGTGGGCTCTACTCCTGTAACTGGAGTTAAcagagacaaatacacacacttgcatacacacacacacacttcttcatgGGTATGTTCATGCTTCAGTGCCCAGCAACAAAGCTGAAAGGGAACAATGGGGTCTAATGCTATTGCAGTTAGAGCACCTTATACAGTGCCTCAcaaactttcctttttcttgACCTTCTCATGCTCATCTCCAAAGTATCTTGCTTCTGGTAACACAATTTCAAATTCACTATAGGTTATTTTTCACCAATTATTCCTCTGAGGATTTACTGTATATCCCCCTATTCTGGGTGGTCTGCATCTTTGAACCAGGCAGTGATGAGGAGTGAAGACATTTTGGATTTTGTAAGGAAAAGAAAGCAGCTAATGGCTGCAACCACAGATAATGAATTAAAGACTATCTGGAGGCCAATTATTCCAAGAAGCCTTCTTTTTCTTAGCTTTCAAGTATCacatattgtaaataaaatggAAGTAAGAAAGCATTTTGAAATGGAGATTAAATGATTACCTTCTAAAtcaactaaattaaaaataagtcTGCCcaattacatttctgttcaaACTCCAAAACTAGTATTTTCCACATGAGGTTGGACAAGACATCCTAGGTCACAAGTTTAACAAAAGGTTAAAGCATCAGTTTAAGGTTTGCATTACATTGGATATACCATAAACAATATACTATTCCAATGAGAACAATGAACTGGAACAATCTCTGCATGTTGAGGAAAAGTGAATTAGTGGTCTAAACTTCCCATCTAATGTGAATCCAATCCCACTGAATAACCAGTATTCTTTTGATATAGTCTATTTCTCACCATGCTCAAGTATCCGACAGGCACCGAGGGTCAGGTTCATAAGCTGCTGAGGTCGTTTCTGTTTCCGACGGGACATGCTTCTGCAGGATGGGACCGACGCAGGGGCGCATTGGCCAACACACAACTTTTATTCTGTCTCCCTGCGCACTGAAAAAAGTAGGTATCTAAATTActaagaggggaaaaaaaggaagaaaaactaAAGTATCATTTCCAAAAATGTGACAATTTAAGCTCCGTATTGATTAGTCTCAATAAAGCATGTCCACGTTGGTGGCATTGTGGTGCAGAGAAAACAGAACTAAAGTGCCAAAGAGGCATGTGTGACAGTTTCTCTCAACAAGTCTTCCTTTTCTCAAAACTCAccgttgccccccccccccctttctcactctcacacacacacacacacacacacacacacacacacacacacacacacacacacacacacacacacacacacacacacacacacacacacacacacacacacacacacacaccttgttcaTCCACTACTTTGCATTCAAATGGCGAGTGAACACCCCTTCTTTTGAGCCAAGAGTCCGCTGCCTCGCTTTAGTAAACCCTTATGCATTGACACTCAAGTTCATCACGTAAAGGCCGTTTCCTGAGCTTTCGATTACTGATATGAGCCTATGAAATCTGAATGTCACAGAGTATGTTTTTCTGTGAGTGATAGAAGGAAACAGGTGGGATTAAGACAGATTGTTAAATTAattctactttttattttttcacattaaACCAAATGTATTGAGTCAGAGGCCACCttgtcacacatgcacaaatccAAGTCGATTCAAGCTGTGTGATATGTGAGGTTTGGGTGCTATGGCCGCCTCTAAAACAGGCTCCTGTGTGAGCTCAGTAAACAGAGTGGCTGAAATGAGGTGGAATTTGCAACAATGGCGTAGAGGGAGCACAGCTGAGTGAACATCGCCCTCTTAGAGCCTCTCCAACACATAAGGCCACTGACTGGAGGCACAATGCTCCCTTTTCACCCTCATCCCGACTGCTTACCACGTGGAGAGAGGTagtgaaagaaagacacagCCAGAGTGAGGAGGAAAATAATTTTTCACCCGGGCCCTGTGACACCCCCCACCAACACCCCCCCAAACCTCTTCCTTGTCTCTCCGAGGTTTGGacagaataataaaatgcatCCGAGGTTTGACATAAAGTCTGAATGTTATAGGTCCTCACACGGTAGCAGTCAAATCGGATAATGATTTGTGtctgaattatttaaaaaaggtctTCCTTTGTTGGACAGCTAAAGTCCGATTCATTTAGCTAATATGATACAGTTTAACTCCGGATTTATGTTATTTCTGTAGCGGGCCAATGGAGACTTTTTCTATGCAAAGGGGGCAGTGATTTCCGTAcaatataaaatgattaaaaagaaaataattaggCTATAAACATGCGGGTCATTGCGTAATCGATAACATtttgtcaaagagaaagaagtgATAACTCTCATAGTTAGTATCAAACAGTCAAACAGACAATATcgttgctttttctttttaaaccagAACTCTATTGTGCCAACAACGCATTCGTATTTTTCGTGCCATCTTGCCGATACGACGGTCGGACGTTTTATTACATCAATGTTTGGAAACAAGCGCAAAATACGGCGGTGAGATGCGCGTCCCCGCTACTGTACGGCGACCTGTTGCACGCCACGCGCGCTCCCACATCATAACAAGTTATGATTCATAAAATATTATGACTTCTCGAAAAAATACAGTCCCGGATGTGCATTTCCCCCACAGGCCGCTCGTCGCCGACACAACCGCTTTAAAtataacacaaaaacaacttacCATGTTTGAAACGATGATTTTTGGCAGCGATATTGTGTAATGACACGGGGGGAAAAGCTCAGGAGCTTATGTTGGGTAAGATCGGCTCTCGTCTCTCAGCCGGGACACTGGCGCAGCAATTCCCTATTCACTCTCAGGGATGCGCAGTCGGACAGCCgcattttttttcaattatttatcTCCGTCGCAAATCGCGTTTCTTTCTCTTATGACAAAGGGTTATTATGCCTGAATGTATTTACTCATAGTCCACTGGCAGGATGAGAAGCAGGGGCGGTGCAGATAGCTGCAGGCTACTCGCTACACGGGGAGGATTATTTTTCTTGGCCGTGCGTGctgctcttcctcctttctttgtatttgtcgGGGCCTGCTCCTGTCAGGCCTGTCTGCGCTCTCTGcggtgctgtctgtctgtctgcttagCAGGCTagctgtctgtctccctgtctcttaTAATTAATGGCCCTCGCCGCCAGACGGTCCTCTGGGAAACAGTGACCACGGTTACCTCCACATTGGCTCTCAGTGTGCATCTCACATAGGAGTGCAGGCCCGGGCACACACAGCAGGGCCGAATCAGTCTGACGGATTTAAGATTTGTACAGGTGTGCATGattgcccccccccctactCCACCCTGTTGTCATATCAAACcataattcatatttttcatattttaataaaaaatcatATTTAGTCTCTgtgataacatttttaaatgttggatTCTTGGCACTGCACATGTTATCCCTGTTGCATTAGCTTCTCATTACAGTCTTTAATAAGCTATTTTGGGTCTTTGACTCATAATGTAAGAAGCACACTTTATGTACTGTAACAGCCCAAATCAACCCAATGCAACCACTCAGAAAAAGGCACCTCTTCACTATATTTTGGTCATTTGGAGACAATACAGGCCTACTGAAAACACAGTACATAGAAAAGAATAAAGCCAATAATAAGTCTGAATGGTTTTCACAGTCCTCGTTATAGCAGTCCTCTTTTCTTAATATCTGCAGTTTTGTTATGGCTCTCTTCCAAGCATATGGATtgctgcaaaacatatttttatttaatcagcgAGATAATCCTATATTTAGATTTGAAATATAGTCTGATTTGTCCTGAGAAGTCATTTGGATTATCTAGAGCTGACTTTGCAAGGCTGATTGACctaattcaaataaatgtgattatatttgGGGTTATATTTAGCTGGATAAAACATATCCATTACAGGGCCTCCAGCATGACTTTGACACATCTCTGAAGTTTTAACACTCTTTTCGCTTGCATGACGGTATATTCTCGACTTTATCTTAGTAGGAAATATCTTGTGGTTTTGTTCGAATTAGGTAATTTTTTTTCAACCTGTCATGTTCCATTGATAATAATAGTGCTTCAGATGGTTTATGTCTCATTCAATGCAATACAAACCACAGTCTCAGGATAATCATTAGACCTAACACCTTTCTCTGATGATGACATATAAACCAGAATAgcactatttatttttactagTGTATTGATAGGACGTGTTTTCTTAACTACCATGTCTCCTGGCACACTGTGGCTGACAGGTGCTGTGGTCTTACATTAGCAAAGCCTCTAGGTGTCTCTCAAAGGTGTTTTGCTTACTTAATGTTCCTACTTTGTGAGATGTAAGAACACAGCTATATCTAACAGTTATAATTGACACCTCTGTTTTGTGAAGTAAGTCAGAAATTCAAAGCAGTTAGTCATGTAATGTGAGAAACAGATGATTCAGTCTAAGCCACATTTTAAGGCCACCTCTTCAAAGTTTACTCCGATGGAAGGGTACTCTGGAGTGCACTTTATCATATTTATCTAccatgtgtgggggggggggggggttccaaGAGAGAAcagggttttttttgttgtacatGCGGGCACCAAGGGGGCCATGAATCTTATTCTGCCTCAATAGTTAagggtaaacacacaaacagtatatacagtatacacacgaACAATTAATGTAaccatatacacaaatatagcAGAATGCATTAAAGCGAGATGCCTCCAGCCACCATTTGCTTTTCATTGCATAATGTAGAGAAGAATCAGGCTGTAaaaagttgtggttttacatatatatatgcaggaCTAATTCTGGCAAGGTGGAGAGGCAGAGCCTTGCAAGCTGTTTCTCCATGCTTCCGGTCTTTATACTAAGCTGAGTGACTGCgtcatgagagtggtatcgaccttctcatctaactctcggcaataagcatatttcccaaaatgtgaaaTGATTCCTTTAAACTGAAGATCAGCTGTCTTCCTTAGTTACCATTATTTCAGAtcatcaccaaagttattacaattcatcctgagggggacatgaatgtgtggACAAAATTCATGCAGTTGTTGAAATGGCACTCAAAACTACAAAAGTCAGCCTCATGGGGGCGCTAGAAGAAAAGTCAAAGGATCGCCAAAGTCATTCAAATACAGAACCTGTGTGTAAGAGCAAATGATACATGTGCAGTGTATTCTTTCTACATGCCCTGAGCTTCCTTGTTTACCTTGTGGCTTTCTGCCTGAAGCATTTGATCATTTATGCTGCCTGAATCAGCCTGAAGTTGTTTTTTCAGGGACTATGGGAAACATTCTGGCCTTTCTCATGTATTCTCTTGTGAGTTCAATGGAAATGTACTCTACACTAAGTTAAATCCTCAAGGAAGTGAAAGCAAACCAGTGCTTGTATGTGCAGCTGCAGTTATAGTTGTACCCGCCCAAAAACACAAGTCAGGAAAGCATGTAACACAGGGGTCAGCAACCTTAATGGCACGTGTTAGTTTAACCAATTGCACGATAGCAATAAGTGTGTCAGATAAGTTATTTGGAAACTGTTGAAGTGCTCTGTCACCTGCATGCTTATTTACATCTTCACCAGCCATTGGCAGCGACCCGGCCTGTTATTGACAGGCAGGCGTTTATTTCTGATGAATGGTGGAAGGTTGGTAGGTTAATGATTTCTACTCTTTTATACCTACAATGTCCTGATTATGAGAAATTGTAATGTTGCTATGCATGTTGCCTATATGGATGTAATAGAAATACAGATATATTGGAgattaacattttcaaaaagatGATGTAAAGTTTACTTCAAATTTTATTTTCCCTGCAACCCCCTCCTTTGTCAGGGTCATGTGACCCCAGTGCCACCGCTGAAGCAGACACCAGGGGGAGGTGAATCTGTTGGGATTAGCCTCCACGGTCAACACACTGaccacacacgacacacactcaCCGATGGCCACAGTCTGCAAACACCAGGGCACCGCCAGGTAAGACATTTATTCAAAATTCTCATTAAATTCAGTTGGTATGAACATACGTGAGTTAGTAGTTAAACATGTCAAAGCAGAGCACATGTTGAGGGTTAATCTGGCCAACTAGCTGTCAAGGATGATCTCCTGATCCTCTGTGTTTAGGTCTGAGTTGAGTTGACACTCATCAAGGGTCAATGTCGCAAACCTTACTGTGATAACCagcaagtctttttttaaacgtaATTATCACCTACTTACTTCCACTAGGTTATGCAATCTTATTTTTGTCCAACTTCCAGACATTTTCCCAGTAATAGTGGTTGTTAAGTATTCTATTCATAGACCACGGCAGGCAAAAGCCCAGTCGACAGGATTACTGGTCTGTGTGCACAGTTGGAGTAAACTTCCCACTTGTTACCAGCTCAACACTAGCTGTGCCCTATTATTCACATTCTTACATGTAACAGCAGCATGTAACTTGTGCAAATGTTGTCTTTCATTCTGTGTTGCATAGACCCACAACATGATGCCTGGTTACATTTTCTCAGCATGTGCAATCACTGACTGCAATCCGGCCCATCAATGTATTTGTTggtttcttgtttgtgtatccACTGTTTAGTTAGTAACCCACACACATCAGGACTCTTTATCCACTCACTATGGCGTCCCTGGAGGAAGAGCTGACTTGCTCTGTGTGCCGAGACACCTTCAGCAAAGCCCACCCTCTTCCCTGCGGTCACAGCTTCTGCCCCACCTGCATCCGAGAGGCCTGGAGCAGCCAGGGTGAGGGCAAAAGTCGCTTCACCTGCCCCCAGTGTCAGGAGGAGCATGGAGAAGTGCTGTGTGACTGCTGCCCTCCCGAGGAAGAGGGAAGAAAGCCACCGTTGGCTGTCAAGACCTGCCTGAGGTGTGAAGTGTCACTTTGTGCCCTACACCTCCAACCCCATTTGGAGAGACCGGCGTTTAGCACCCACCTGTTGGTGGATCCACTGGGGGACCTCTCCCAGCGCAAGTGCCCGACACACGCAGAGATATTGCGCTACTACTGTGCCGATGACAGGGAGTACGTGTGTGGTGACTGCCTGCTGGACGGAGGCCATGCTCAGCACAAAGTGAAGGCGCTGAGACAGGTGGAAGAGGATCTGAAGGTCAGCTGAAGACTATATGTTTGATTTTTGTCTGTGCACAAGTGTGCATGTACTCACATATATGTGATTCCCCAGGTCATTCTCCAGACGCTGCTCagcaaagcagaggagaagCTGAAAGATGGAGGGCAAATTCTCAAAGATCATGAGTGTATTGATTCAACCATGGCTGTGAGTATGGATAGATGTTTTGATTATGTCTCAATCACTGATCTGGCATCAACCACTAATCTCTCACGACTGATTTCAGGACTCTCTGATGGAGGATATCTTCCAGGTGGAGCGGCTGGGCTCAGATCTGCAGGTCCAGGTGATGAAGCTGGTGGGCGCTCTGAGGGAGATCACCaagagggagagacagcagGTCATAGAGCGTGTGCATGAAGACTGCTCCAAGGTGAGAGGCGACATGAGCCAGGCGCTGAGCATCCAGTACTACCTGGCCTCGCTGATGGCAGAGACGGACCCCTTCCTGCTCATCTGGGTAAGACTTGGGGCTGAACAGACACACTGATGTACAAGCTGGATTTGTTGAGCGCTAGGTCATAGAAATTCATGCAACCCGATTGTATTATAGCAAAAGTAGGGTAGGCACTGTGAGTAATGATGATAAAGTGCTCTCAGTTATGGAAAAGAA from Cottoperca gobio chromosome 17, fCotGob3.1, whole genome shotgun sequence carries:
- the trim110 gene encoding E3 ubiquitin-protein ligase TRIM11 — translated: MASLEEELTCSVCRDTFSKAHPLPCGHSFCPTCIREAWSSQGEGKSRFTCPQCQEEHGEVLCDCCPPEEEGRKPPLAVKTCLRCEVSLCALHLQPHLERPAFSTHLLVDPLGDLSQRKCPTHAEILRYYCADDREYVCGDCLLDGGHAQHKVKALRQVEEDLKVILQTLLSKAEEKLKDGGQILKDHECIDSTMADSLMEDIFQVERLGSDLQVQVMKLVGALREITKRERQQVIERVHEDCSKVRGDMSQALSIQYYLASLMAETDPFLLIWAFQSDDTKLLADLDNPLYVPDAVSLDRKHILEDIESKYREFITGTLRCLSELKRELLTSPLTVDTNTAHPLLSISDDLRSVTRVKNRLPYTAHPERFDHWPQVLAAQTFTSGTHYWELEAEGFWDIGVCYRSIGRKGKEGNAFGNNKVSWSLTQQHDRKLAAWHNRRKTRLTYQMTGNRVAVTVDYSAGTITFSEVGPSNNLAHLHTFSTSFTQPVCLGFGLYKAELNSHITIVKV